A single window of Zea mays cultivar B73 chromosome 10, Zm-B73-REFERENCE-NAM-5.0, whole genome shotgun sequence DNA harbors:
- the LOC110467540 gene encoding uncharacterized protein LOC110467540 yields MPRDLRPAGMRLFGVTIAPVPEANPPGRNPSPNPPVAAREDVMRKCKSMGNLAALGAGLDGGGGCADGGVAGDGYLSDGGLMQSCGKRRRAQERKKAVPWTEEEHRTFLAGLEKLGKGDWRGIAKKFVTTRTPTQVASHAQKYFLRQTNPNKKRRSSLFDMMPRELSPTPNCPVLPPSMAKVHDVVAMTKQLQNSNLEGASSSNAANVVSQVGRDLPPVPSFKATNIDSSFSKFSHMERYWRTPYPSRPIPRAPEGTSSSTPVAASTAVPASEANLTAYTSTFLSQRADTPSLPPKGDPPPSEDDDLELTVAPPSQQNMTNMSSQNAVGVIQVI; encoded by the exons ATGCCTCGAGATTTGCGACCAGCCGGGATGCGCCTGTTCGGCGTCACCATCGCGCCGGTGCCTGAGGCGAATCCTCCGGGACGAAATCCGAGCCCCAACCCACCCGTGGCTGCCAGGGAGGACGTGATGCGCAAGTGCAAGAGCATGGGCAACCTCGCGGCCCTTGGCGCTGGCCTGGACGGTGGAGGAGGATGCGCGGACGGCGGAGTTGCTGGCGACGGGTACCTCTCCGATGGCGGGCTGATGCAGTCGTGCGGAAAGCGGCGGAGGGCGCAGGAGAGGAAGAAAG CTGTTCCTTGGACTGAAGAGGAGCATAGAACATTTCTTGCTGGTCTTGAAAAGCTAGGGAAGGGAGATTGGAGGGGTATAGCAAAAAAATTTGTTACCACCAGAACACCAACTCAAGTTGCAAGTCATGCTCAGAAATATTTTCTTAGACAAACTAATCCAAATAAGAAGCGCAGATCTAGTCTTTTTGACATGATGCCCAGAGAGCTG TCACCAACACCAAACTGCCCCGTATTACCACCATCCATGGCAAAAGTACATGACGTGGTAGCTATGACGAAACAACTCCAGAATAGCAACTTG GAAGGAGCCTCATCTTCCAATGCAGCTAATGTAGTATCTCAAGTAGGAAGAGATCTCCCCCCAGTTCCGTCTTTTAAGGCAACAAATATAGATTCAAGTTTCAGCAAATTTAGCCACATG GAGCGCTACTGGAGAACTCCCTACCCGTCCAGACCAATTCCTAGAGCCCCTGAAGGGACGTCTTCATCAACTCCTGTTGCTGCCAGTACAGCTGTTCCAGCCTCCGAAGCTAACCTGACTGCATATACTAGCACATTCTTGAGCCAGCGAGCTGATACCCCATCATTGCCTCCGAAGGGTGATCCTCCTCCATCAGAGGATGATGATCTGGAACTGACTGTCGCTCCACCATCCCAACAGAATATGACCAATATGTCCTCCCAGAATGCGGTAGGCGTGATTCAAGTCATCTAA
- the LOC110467540 gene encoding uncharacterized protein isoform X1: MHAALFDVIIWLCTVPWTEEEHRTFLAGLEKLGKGDWRGIAKKFVTTRTPTQVASHAQKYFLRQTNPNKKRRSSLFDMMPRELSPTPNCPVLPPSMAKVHDVVAMTKQLQNSNLEGASSSNAANVVSQVGRDLPPVPSFKATNIDSSFSKFSHMERYWRTPYPSRPIPRAPEGTSSSTPVAASTAVPASEANLTAYTSTFLSQRADTPSLPPKGDPPPSEDDDLELTVAPPSQQNMTNMSSQNAVGVIQVI, translated from the exons ATGCATGCAGCCCTGTTTGATGTCATCATTTGGCTTTGTA CTGTTCCTTGGACTGAAGAGGAGCATAGAACATTTCTTGCTGGTCTTGAAAAGCTAGGGAAGGGAGATTGGAGGGGTATAGCAAAAAAATTTGTTACCACCAGAACACCAACTCAAGTTGCAAGTCATGCTCAGAAATATTTTCTTAGACAAACTAATCCAAATAAGAAGCGCAGATCTAGTCTTTTTGACATGATGCCCAGAGAGCTG TCACCAACACCAAACTGCCCCGTATTACCACCATCCATGGCAAAAGTACATGACGTGGTAGCTATGACGAAACAACTCCAGAATAGCAACTTG GAAGGAGCCTCATCTTCCAATGCAGCTAATGTAGTATCTCAAGTAGGAAGAGATCTCCCCCCAGTTCCGTCTTTTAAGGCAACAAATATAGATTCAAGTTTCAGCAAATTTAGCCACATG GAGCGCTACTGGAGAACTCCCTACCCGTCCAGACCAATTCCTAGAGCCCCTGAAGGGACGTCTTCATCAACTCCTGTTGCTGCCAGTACAGCTGTTCCAGCCTCCGAAGCTAACCTGACTGCATATACTAGCACATTCTTGAGCCAGCGAGCTGATACCCCATCATTGCCTCCGAAGGGTGATCCTCCTCCATCAGAGGATGATGATCTGGAACTGACTGTCGCTCCACCATCCCAACAGAATATGACCAATATGTCCTCCCAGAATGCGGTAGGCGTGATTCAAGTCATCTAA